A region of Macrobrachium nipponense isolate FS-2020 chromosome 7, ASM1510439v2, whole genome shotgun sequence DNA encodes the following proteins:
- the LOC135217506 gene encoding uncharacterized protein LOC135217506, translating into MERLSIDFKGPLPSTTNNKYILTVIDEYSRFPFVFPCPNMHSKTVIKCLESIFSLCGMPSFIHSDQGPSFMSQELKMYLSQKGVATSKTTPYHPMGNGQVERYNGIIWKSILLILETRNLKTQHWEIVLPEVLHSVRSLLCTATNETPHERFFRFQRRSSLGNTLPSWLLTPGTVLLRRHVRSSKHEPLTDQVQLMNANPMYANVKYPDGRESTVSTRDLAPSPEGAMIPVHQVESLREMESPNTPGVQDAQTHVTPEVQDAQTHDSSQTNDSRDSHVPSEPTELRRFTRVSRPPDRYGWD; encoded by the coding sequence ATGGAACGTCTTAGTATTGATTTCAAGGGGCCTCTGCCCTCTACCACAAACAACAAGTACATTCTTACGGTTATTGACGAGTATTCACGTTTCCCCTTTGTGTTTCCCTGTCCAAACATGCATTCTAAAACAGTGATCAAATGTCTTGAATCTATCTTTAGCCTTTGTGGAATGCCTAGTTTTATTCATTCAGATCAAGGTCCTTCTTTCATGTCCCAGGAACTGAAAATGTACCTTTCTCAGAAAGGGGTTGCAACAAGCAAAACAACACCTTATCATCCGATGGGGAACGGCCAGGTTGAGAGATACAATGGTATTATTTGGAAATCTATTCTTTTAATACTTGAAACTCGTAACTTGAAGACTCAACACTGGGAGATAGTACTTCCTGAGGTTTTGCATTCAGTTAGGTCGCTCTTATGTACAGCAACCAATGAAACCCCTCATGAACGTTTCTTTAGGTTTCAGCGACGCTCTAGTCTTGGAAATACATTACCATCATGGCTTTTGACTCCTGGAACCGTACTATTGCGACGACATGTTAGGTCTAGCAAACATGAACCATTAACTGATCAGGTTCAACTCATGAATGCAAACCCAATGTATGCAAATGTCAAATATCCAGACGGAAGAGAATCAACTGTGTCTACTCGTGACTTAGCTCCAAGTCCTGAGGGTGCAATGATTCCTGTACACCAAGTTGAATCGTTAAGAGAGATGGAGTCCCCAAATACACCTGGAGTGCAGGATGCACAAACTCATGTTACACCTGAAGTGCAGGATGCACAAACTCATGACAGTTCACAAACTAATGATAGCCGTGATTCTCATGTGCCCAGTGAGCCCACTGAGCTAAGAAGATTCACTCGTGTGTCAAGACCTCCTGATCGCTACGGATGGGATTAA